A region of Nerophis ophidion isolate RoL-2023_Sa linkage group LG28, RoL_Noph_v1.0, whole genome shotgun sequence DNA encodes the following proteins:
- the LOC133545111 gene encoding zinc finger protein 501-like, giving the protein MDDYCYANLVTSCQRESAPPTENNLKRQEEDVEEEHLSREQEAEPQSHRIKEEEEKPHSQHIKKGGEEPQSPHIKEEEEDPLTLHIKEEEEEEGISQPKWLEEFPVSVKSEDGESEERGGGEPPSSSSTQHMTTEADGDHCGGSQADKLLAPLSDSEDTTSHSPHTDDEDSKDDATCHTDNTHFTCPTCHKTFKYHSLLKRHMRTHTGEKTFSCSTCGKGFTRSHDSKVHMRTHTGEKPFSCSECGKDFVLSKHLKVHMRTHTGEKPFVCSTCGKGFVQSPHLKEHMRTHTGEKPLVCSTCGKGFTQSRWLKVHTRIHTGEKPFVCLICGKGFTQSRCLKMHIRTHTGEKPFSCTTCGKGFTQSQYLKGHMRTHTGEKPFSCSTCGKGFTENRCLKRHMRTHTGEKSHSCSICNRSFGERSNLVRHMRRHPGEKVLSCSVCGERLSSKYQCKKHKCAGENSSSK; this is encoded by the exons atggacgactactgctatgctaacttggtgacgtcatgtcaaagagaatCAGCGCCACCAACGGAGAACAACCTGAAAAGACAAGAGGAAG ATGTCGAAGAAGAACATCTTTCTCGTGAGCAGGAAGCGGAGCCACAGTCCCACcgcattaaagaggaagaagagaaaCCACATTCACAACACATTAAaaagggaggagaggagccacagtccccccacattaaagaggaagaggaggacccactgacccttcacattaaagaggaagaggaggaagagggcatcagtcagcccaaatggttggaggagttcccagtgagtgtgaagagtgaagatggtgaaagtgaggagaggggagggggggagcctccaagcagcagctcaacacaacacatgacaacagaagctgatggagaccactgtggaggatcacaagcagacaagctcttagctccactatcagatagtgaggacacaacctcacactctcctcacactgatgatgaagactctaaagatgatgcaacatgtcacactgacaacactcacttcacatgtcctacctgtcacaaaacttttaaataccatagtcttctgaaaagacacatgagaacacacactggagaaaaaactttttcttgttcaacctgtggtaaaggttttacacgaagtcatgattctaaagtacacatgagaacacacactggtgagaaacctttttcttgctcagaatgtggtaaagattttgttctaagtaaacatttgaaagtacacatgagaacacacactggtgaaaaaccttttgtctgttcaacctgtggtaaaggttttgtacaaagtccccatttaaaagaacacatgagaacacacactggtgaaaaacctttagtctgttcaacctgtggtaaaggttttacacaaagtcgatGGTTGAAAGTACAcacgagaatacacactggtgaaaaaccttttgtctgtttaatctgtggtaaaggttttacacaaagtcgatGTTTGAAAATGCAcataagaacacacactggtgaaaaacctttttcctgtaccacctgtggtaaaggttttacacaaagccAATATTTGAaaggacacatgagaacacacactggtgaaaaacctttttcctgttcaacctgtggtaaaggtttcacAGAAAATCggtgtttgaaaagacacatgagaacacacactggtgaaaaatcacattcctgttcaatctgcaacagaagctttggtgaACGATCAAaccttgtaagacacatgagaagacacccaggagagaaagtgttgagttgcagtgtgtgtggtgaaagattgtcttctaagtaccagtgtaagaaacacaagtgtgctggtgagaacagcagcagcaaatga